Genomic window (Fibrobacter sp. UWH6):
GAACAGATTGTGTTCCGTCCGTTGACCAAGAAGGACTTGTCTTCTGTTGTGGATATCCAGCTGACCTTCTTGCAGAAGAACTTGTCTGAACGTGGAATCCTGCTGGAAGTTTCCCAGGCCGCCAAGGAATTTGTAGTTAGTCACAATTACGATTCCGCCCTGGGCGCCCGCCCCATCCGTCGTTCCATTCAGCAGTTGATCGAAGATGAAATTGCCGAAGGACTCCTCCTTGGAATCTACAAGGACTTCTCCACGATTTCCCTGGATGTGGTGGATGGCAAGCTGAAGTTTACTTCCGAGGCATTGCCTAGTTAGGTACAGGTCGCACCTGACGGTGCTAGAGGTGATCAGGTCGGAGCTTCGCTCCTAGAGGTTGATGCCGGAGAATGGGTAATTACCTCTAGGCGTAAGCCGACCTCTAGGCCGCAGGCCGACCTCACACCTCATACCTTATTTACTATCTTTTGACTGCAAATAATTCAAACAATCAACCAAAGGACAATATCATGGCAAAGATTTCTGCCGTTCTTATCTTCGGTGCACCGGGTTCCGGTAAGGGTACCGTCGGCGCTAAGCTCGCTGCTACCACTTCTCTCAAGCACCTCTCCACTGGTGACATCTTCCGCGGCATCGCTCCCTCCAGCGAATCTGGCAAGCTCCTCGCTTCCTACTCCAGCAAGGGTCTCCTGGTTCCCAACGAAGCTACCGTTGAAATCTTCGGCCGCTATGTTGAAGGTCTTGTCAACACCAACAAGCTGAATCCCGAAAAGGACACCCTCCTCCTGGATGGCATTCCTCGTACCGTTGAACAGGTCAAGCTCATCGAATCCATCGTCGACGTGAAGCACATCTTCGTGCTCGACATCAAGGATGAAGCTACCATCGTTGCTCGCCTCCTGAACCGCGCCAAGATCGAAGGCCGTAAGGATGACGCAGACGAAGCTGTTATCAAGAACCGCCTCAAGGTTTACAAGGAATCCACCGCCAAGGTTCTTTCCAAGTACAACAAGAAGATCATTTCTCACATCGTTGGCGACAACACTCCGGACGAAGTGTTCTGCGACGTGCTGAAGGCATACGTTGACTTCTGCAAGGCTTCCGCTCCCAAGGCTAAGAAGCCGGCTGCAAAGAAGACTGCCAAGAAGAGCAAGTAATTCTTGACCCAAAAGTCTGAAGGCACCCCGTTTTTACGGGGTGTTTTTTATTGTGCTTAAATCAACACAAAATATTACAAAAACCTTTCGGAATACTGAAAGTTTTTTATATTTGCTCAGAATTTGTTTAAATACCGCGTAAAAAGATTTTCTGACGGGAATATTGGTTAAAAATGGATAACTCTCAAGTTAACACAAAAAACGGATCCAATACAGGCAGTGCAAAGAACGACGACGAAATCGATCTCCTCGAAGTTCTAGGAATTCTTCTTAAGCACAAGCTATTCCTGTTTTTCTGTCTAGTCGTCGGTACTGTTGTAGGTTTCCTGGCCTCTAACTGGGTTCGCCCGCAATATACTAGCGACGCTCTTCTTCAAATTGATGTTAAGGGAAACAAGGCCGGAAAGGCCATGGGCGAAATGGGCGCACTCCTTGATGTAGCCAGCCCCGCAGAAGCAGAAATCGAACTTCTCAAGAGCCGCATGGTCTTGAGCTACGTCGTCGAACAGGAAAGACTTTGCTTTAACGCCTATCCCAAGGGACCCATGAAACGTCTGACCCATAAGGAAGGACGTATGGACCTTGAAAACCTGCATATTCCTGAAATTGCCATTACCGAAAAATGGTATGCCCTGGTTACCGGTCAGGATGAATTCATTGTCATTACCCCGGAAGATACGGAACTGGTAAAAGGCAGGGTAGGTGAACCTGTTTCTGCCCCCTACGCAGGAGATTCCCTGGTTATCCAGGTCAAGGCTCTCCGTGCAGAACCCGGCCAGATGTTCGTTCTCGTCGAATCTGATCCGCTGGCCGCAGTTCGTGAACTCGTGAAGCAGCTGAACGTTGCTGAAAGGGGTAAGCAGACCGGCATCATCGGCGTTTCCTATACGCATCAGTATGCAGACCGTGCCGCCTCCATATTGAACACCATCGCCAATATTTATCTGCGCCAGAATGTTGAAATGCGCAGTGCTGAAGCAGAAAAGACCTTGGAATTCCTTGAAAATCAGCTGCCCGGTGTTAAGGCAAAACTTGATTCCGCCGAAAAGAAGTTGGCCGACTACCGTCATAAGATTGGTTCCGTGGACCTGAGCGGCGAAACCCGCACTCACCTTGAAAAGGAAGCCAACCTCGAAAAGCAGATTCTTGAACTGGAACAGAAGCGTCAGGAACAGACCCGTTTGTTCAAGGATGAGCATCCGGCCGTGGTCACCATTGTAAAGCAGCAGGATCGTCTGCGCGCCGAGCTGGCCCGACTGAAATCTTCTGCCGCCAAGATGCCATTGACTCAGCAGGAAGTGATTAGCCTTCAGGAAGAAGTTGCCGTGAACAACGCTCAGTATACTTCCATGCTCAACAACATCCAGCAGCTCCGTGTGGTCCGTGCTGGTGAAGTGGGCAACGTCCGCATTGTGGACTACGCTCAGATTGAACGCAAGCCTAGCAAGCCCAACAAGAAGCTGATCTTGATCGGCTGCATTGCAGGTTTCTTCCTCCTGGGCGCCCTCCTGATTTACCTGCTCCAGATGACCAAGCGTGGCGTGCGTAGCTCTCTTGAAATTGAACGCGAAACTGGCGTTAGCGTTTACGCCAAGATTCCCAAGTCCGAAAACAGCATCCTCAGCCTCCGCAAGAAGGGCAAGAACACCCTGCCTCTCGTCGAAGAAGATCCCGAGGATCCTGCCAGCGAAGCTTTCCGTTCCCTTTATACTGCAATTGATTTCTCTGTGGGTGAACAGAAGGTTATCATGGTCACCGGTATGATTCCTGGCGTCGGCAAGAGCTTTGTATCCAAGAACCTGGCCGCCCTGTATGCTGCCGCTGGCAAGAAGACCTTGCTGATCGACGCCGACATGCGCCGTGGTGTGGTCTACAGCCATCACAAGCAAGGTCTCGGCGACGTACTTTCTGGAAGATGCACACTGGAAAGCGCTGTCGCAGACTCCATCACAAAAAACTTGTTTGTAATCGGTGCCGGTATAACAGATGTTTCTCCCAGTGAATTGCTGCGCGGAACCAAGTTCAAGGAACTCCTTGATAGCGCTTCGGAAACCTACGACACCATTATCGTAGATACTCCGCCTCTGAATCTGGTCACTGACTCCGAATTGATTTTCCCGGTTGTGGATTTCGCCTTGTTCGTTCTCCATTACGGACGTCATTCCATGGAACAGATCAAGGAAGCCATGATCAAGATCGAACGCTGCGGCAACAAGCCTCACGCCCTCGTGATGAACCATTGCGAATCCGACGGTCATGGTTATGGTCACTACGGATCCTACGGATCCTACGGCTCTTATGGCAGCTACAAAAAGAAGAAAAAGCGCTAAGTAAATCAGCGGCCACAGGGCCGCTTTTTTTTATATTTGGGACGGAAAAGTTAGAGGTATAAATGAAGTTTCTGATTACAGGTGCAGCAGGTTTCATCGGATCCAAGATTATGCAGATGCTTGCAGATCGCGGCGATGAAGTTGTAGGGCTTGATAATATCAACGACTATTACGATCAGCGTCTCAAGTACGGAAGACTTCGTGAAAACGGTTTTGAACAGCCGGACAGCAATTTTGAATTTGGCAAAATGTTGACCAGTACCAAGTGGTCCAACTGTCGCTTTATCCGCATGGATATTGCAGACAAGGAATCCCTGGACACCCTCTTCGCCTCCGAAAAATTCGACAAGGTCATGAACCTTGCGGCCCAGGCCGGAGTCCGCTATTCAATTACCAACCCCTATGCCTATATGCAGAGCAATATGGTAGGCTTCCTCAACATTCTTGAAGCCTGCCGCAATACCAAGGTGCCCTACCTGGTATTCGCCTCCAGCAGTTCTGTATACGGTCTCAACAGCAAGGTTCCCTACAGCGAAGACGACAAAGTCGATTCCCCGGTGAGCCTCTACGCCGCAAGCAAGAAGAGCAACGAGCTGATGGCCCACGCTTACGCCAAGCTCTACGGAATCAAGGTAACCGGTCTCCGCTACTTCACTGTTTATGGTCCCTGGGGCCGCCCCGACATGTCACCTATGCTTTTTGCCAAAGCCATATCCAAGGGCGAAGCAATCAAGGTGTTTAACAATGGCGACATGATCCGCGACTTCACCTACATCGACGATATTGCTGAAGGTTCTATTCATGTATTGGACCGCGAACCCGAGGCCGCAAACTGTGAAAACAACGTTCCATACCGCATTTTCAATATCGGCTGCAGCAATCCGGTAAAGCTGATGGACTTCATCAGCGAAATCGAGAACGCTTATGGCGAACCCGCCAAGAAGGAATTCCTGCCCATGCAGCCAGGAGACGTCTACCAGACCAACGCCGACACCACCAAGCTAGAACAGCAGTGCGAATACAAACCCCACTGGAGCCTCCACGACGGCATCGCCAAGTTCATGGAATGGTACAAGAGCGACGCAAATCCGCTGAGATGAGCAAATAGTGAATACAGAACGCACCTCATACCTTACTACAGATATTAGGCCGGCCTTACGGCCTTTTAGGTATTAGGCCGCACCTGCGGTGCTTTGGGGCAATCAGAACAATTCACAATTCATATCTCATATCTGATAATTCATACCTGGTAGCTCATATCAGATATCTCGCCACAAGCCTTTTTGGGCCATATTCTCTCGTCTCTTCTCTCTCGTCTCTCCTCTATTATATATATTTCCTCAAAATTGCGGGCGGACCACGCCTGCTAGACTTTGTTCAACTAAAAGGAAAAAAATGAAACGTCTCTCCATTGCCGCTATGGCTATTTGTGTTGCTGGTCTTGTTGCTTGTAACCAGGCTTCCGCCGGTGGTTCCTTCAACCAGCAGGCTCGCCTCGACCAGCTCGAAAAGGATTTCAACCAGGTTAAGGAAGAATTCGAAATTCTTAAGTACGCTCTCGACAAGCGAGGCATTTCTCTCGAAGCTGCCAAGGCTGAAATGGAAGCAGACAACAAGGTCTGGGACATTCCCGTTGACGAATCTCCGGTCTTCGGCAACACCACCAACCCCAAGCTGACTATCGTGGAATTCACCGAATTCCAGTGCCCGTACTGCTCTCGCATCGCTCCCACCATGAAGGAACTCATGGACAAGCACCCGGGCGAAATCAAGTTCATATACAAGAACTTCCCGCTGTCCTTCCATGCTAACGCCAAGCCGGCAGCTGCAGCAGCCATTGCCGCTCAGAAGCAGGGCAAGTTCTGGGAATTCCGCTATGCCCTGGCACCCCATTCCCGCGAACTGACCGACTCCACCTTCGAAGCAGTTGCTAAGGAAGTTGGCCTGAACATTGAACAGTTCAATAAGGACCGCGTCCTGGACGATGCCATGAACGCTCGCATCCAGAAGGACTTCGATCTGGGCGTCAAGGTTGGCGTTCAGGGCACCCCGAACTTCTACATCAACGGTAAGCGCCAGGATCGCTTCAGCCCCGAACTGGTTGAAAAGATGCTGAAGGAAGCCAAGTAATTTTGGTTCAATCTGTGTACGCGACTTCGCGCCGCGTGCACCTTTTTTGGCCTCAAAAGATTTAATTTC
Coding sequences:
- a CDS encoding thioredoxin domain-containing protein, producing MKRLSIAAMAICVAGLVACNQASAGGSFNQQARLDQLEKDFNQVKEEFEILKYALDKRGISLEAAKAEMEADNKVWDIPVDESPVFGNTTNPKLTIVEFTEFQCPYCSRIAPTMKELMDKHPGEIKFIYKNFPLSFHANAKPAAAAAIAAQKQGKFWEFRYALAPHSRELTDSTFEAVAKEVGLNIEQFNKDRVLDDAMNARIQKDFDLGVKVGVQGTPNFYINGKRQDRFSPELVEKMLKEAK
- a CDS encoding polysaccharide biosynthesis tyrosine autokinase, whose product is MDNSQVNTKNGSNTGSAKNDDEIDLLEVLGILLKHKLFLFFCLVVGTVVGFLASNWVRPQYTSDALLQIDVKGNKAGKAMGEMGALLDVASPAEAEIELLKSRMVLSYVVEQERLCFNAYPKGPMKRLTHKEGRMDLENLHIPEIAITEKWYALVTGQDEFIVITPEDTELVKGRVGEPVSAPYAGDSLVIQVKALRAEPGQMFVLVESDPLAAVRELVKQLNVAERGKQTGIIGVSYTHQYADRAASILNTIANIYLRQNVEMRSAEAEKTLEFLENQLPGVKAKLDSAEKKLADYRHKIGSVDLSGETRTHLEKEANLEKQILELEQKRQEQTRLFKDEHPAVVTIVKQQDRLRAELARLKSSAAKMPLTQQEVISLQEEVAVNNAQYTSMLNNIQQLRVVRAGEVGNVRIVDYAQIERKPSKPNKKLILIGCIAGFFLLGALLIYLLQMTKRGVRSSLEIERETGVSVYAKIPKSENSILSLRKKGKNTLPLVEEDPEDPASEAFRSLYTAIDFSVGEQKVIMVTGMIPGVGKSFVSKNLAALYAAAGKKTLLIDADMRRGVVYSHHKQGLGDVLSGRCTLESAVADSITKNLFVIGAGITDVSPSELLRGTKFKELLDSASETYDTIIVDTPPLNLVTDSELIFPVVDFALFVLHYGRHSMEQIKEAMIKIERCGNKPHALVMNHCESDGHGYGHYGSYGSYGSYGSYKKKKKR
- a CDS encoding nucleoside monophosphate kinase, which produces MAKISAVLIFGAPGSGKGTVGAKLAATTSLKHLSTGDIFRGIAPSSESGKLLASYSSKGLLVPNEATVEIFGRYVEGLVNTNKLNPEKDTLLLDGIPRTVEQVKLIESIVDVKHIFVLDIKDEATIVARLLNRAKIEGRKDDADEAVIKNRLKVYKESTAKVLSKYNKKIISHIVGDNTPDEVFCDVLKAYVDFCKASAPKAKKPAAKKTAKKSK
- a CDS encoding NAD-dependent epimerase/dehydratase family protein, giving the protein MKFLITGAAGFIGSKIMQMLADRGDEVVGLDNINDYYDQRLKYGRLRENGFEQPDSNFEFGKMLTSTKWSNCRFIRMDIADKESLDTLFASEKFDKVMNLAAQAGVRYSITNPYAYMQSNMVGFLNILEACRNTKVPYLVFASSSSVYGLNSKVPYSEDDKVDSPVSLYAASKKSNELMAHAYAKLYGIKVTGLRYFTVYGPWGRPDMSPMLFAKAISKGEAIKVFNNGDMIRDFTYIDDIAEGSIHVLDREPEAANCENNVPYRIFNIGCSNPVKLMDFISEIENAYGEPAKKEFLPMQPGDVYQTNADTTKLEQQCEYKPHWSLHDGIAKFMEWYKSDANPLR